The following proteins are encoded in a genomic region of Opitutaceae bacterium:
- a CDS encoding O-antigen ligase family protein, which produces MASENRIPQLASLASDLCLGAAVGLSVVGLGGFDLRLVPATWSLLLAAAFLRWLDLRSSWSTAVAWALPFLAWVVVRAGSSPMEWEAWREVEIWIQGGAVLALASSARKPWRSGWLLASAGVLACGAALWQLLLQPGWLPGGRVQAEQYWGRASGTFGNPNSLAAFLLLLAGPFAGLAADRSRDAIRRSMGAYGAAVAVIVAVLTMSRGVALAAFLVGLVSAWASGRRRLALLLLIATSLVVGLVPPLRMRFQAAVDQRGESARAVIWPATVQAALEKPWAGWGGGTFGVAFETRRPPGFADQPERAHNELLQVWQEHGAAGVCLSLLFVAGFWIHMRRSPRRSPVATGSLLALAAFGVACLFDHHLRVPALVLVAAWVAGSAWAAQRRSEPALGSPQGEAEFAAAAARRRYPPMSGAPQVERVGRPVEKNNFLAKLKPLRQVGTWAGIGITALLVGAAPGALSAARVEKVRAASFASVRQQTGETPQDLALFHRVAERARDDLRGALASSPDFAQGWADLSALELLAVPPDSPLRPTAGGAAARAARTALRLSDAPAEFWVRLGNALQAEGRPDAAAEAAAAFREALRRAPRSALVWYHYAYFLASRPGSARLALVAIEKCLQLDPSHRPAQRLRERLSSLE; this is translated from the coding sequence TTGGCTTCAGAAAACCGCATACCCCAGCTGGCGTCCCTTGCCTCCGACCTGTGTCTCGGTGCGGCCGTGGGTTTGTCGGTTGTCGGCTTGGGGGGATTTGATCTCCGGCTTGTTCCCGCGACCTGGAGCCTGCTCCTCGCGGCGGCCTTTCTTCGCTGGCTGGACCTGCGGTCGTCGTGGAGCACAGCAGTGGCGTGGGCCCTGCCGTTCCTGGCCTGGGTCGTTGTGCGTGCGGGGAGTTCGCCGATGGAATGGGAGGCGTGGCGTGAAGTGGAAATTTGGATACAAGGCGGCGCCGTACTCGCGCTCGCGAGTTCCGCGAGGAAGCCGTGGCGGTCCGGCTGGCTCCTTGCCTCGGCCGGGGTGCTCGCCTGCGGGGCCGCACTCTGGCAGCTCCTCCTTCAGCCGGGCTGGTTGCCGGGGGGGCGAGTCCAGGCTGAGCAATACTGGGGGCGCGCCAGCGGTACTTTTGGAAACCCAAATTCGCTTGCGGCTTTCCTGCTGCTGCTCGCGGGGCCCTTTGCCGGCCTCGCTGCCGATCGCTCGCGCGACGCGATTCGGAGGAGCATGGGCGCGTACGGCGCCGCGGTGGCGGTGATCGTGGCGGTGCTGACGATGAGCCGTGGAGTCGCCCTTGCCGCGTTTCTTGTGGGACTCGTGTCCGCCTGGGCGTCGGGCAGGCGGCGCCTCGCGCTGCTGCTCTTGATCGCGACGAGCCTTGTCGTTGGCCTGGTCCCTCCCTTGCGGATGAGGTTTCAAGCCGCAGTTGACCAGCGCGGAGAATCGGCTCGGGCGGTGATCTGGCCGGCGACCGTGCAGGCTGCGCTTGAGAAACCCTGGGCGGGGTGGGGCGGCGGCACCTTTGGCGTCGCCTTTGAGACGCGCAGGCCGCCGGGCTTCGCGGACCAGCCCGAACGGGCGCACAACGAGCTGTTGCAGGTCTGGCAGGAGCACGGCGCGGCCGGCGTCTGCCTGTCCCTGTTGTTTGTAGCGGGATTTTGGATACACATGCGGCGTTCGCCACGGCGGTCTCCTGTGGCCACGGGTTCGCTCCTCGCGCTTGCTGCGTTTGGCGTTGCCTGCCTTTTCGACCACCACCTGAGGGTGCCCGCACTGGTCCTCGTGGCGGCTTGGGTGGCGGGCTCGGCCTGGGCCGCCCAGCGTCGAAGCGAACCTGCGCTGGGTTCCCCGCAGGGAGAAGCGGAGTTCGCTGCTGCTGCCGCGAGAAGGCGGTATCCGCCGATGAGCGGGGCTCCGCAGGTGGAGCGTGTGGGACGTCCGGTGGAAAAAAACAACTTTTTAGCAAAGCTTAAGCCACTGCGTCAGGTCGGCACCTGGGCCGGCATCGGGATCACGGCCTTGTTGGTTGGCGCGGCGCCCGGTGCGTTGTCAGCCGCGCGCGTGGAGAAGGTGCGCGCCGCGTCTTTCGCATCCGTGAGGCAGCAAACAGGGGAGACTCCCCAGGACCTTGCCTTGTTTCATCGCGTCGCCGAGCGCGCGCGCGACGACCTGCGAGGTGCGCTCGCAAGCAGTCCCGATTTCGCCCAGGGCTGGGCGGATCTCAGCGCCTTAGAACTGCTTGCGGTCCCTCCCGACTCACCCCTTCGCCCGACGGCGGGCGGGGCGGCGGCTCGCGCCGCCCGCACGGCGCTGCGCCTGTCGGACGCCCCGGCCGAATTTTGGGTCCGACTGGGGAATGCACTTCAGGCGGAGGGGCGTCCCGACGCGGCGGCCGAAGCCGCCGCCGCGTTCCGCGAGGCGCTGCGCCGGGCACCCCGGTCGGCCTTGGTCTGGTATCACT